Proteins encoded within one genomic window of Couchioplanes caeruleus:
- a CDS encoding deoxyribonuclease IV, whose amino-acid sequence MRIGAHVDPTDPLAAAAARGAEAVQFFLADPQGWKAPAARADTEALKASDVDIYVHAPYVINVATLNNRIRIPSRKLLLTHARAAAEIGARALIVHGGHVNAGDDLAVGFDNWRKTFAYAEKEGGLPLPVLIENTAGGDNAMARRFDNLARLWDAVGEFGAGFCLDTCHAHAGGEELLDIVDRVKSITGRIDLIHANDSKDAFDSGRDRHDNLGNGKIDPELVVAAIRAAGAPAIVETPGGVEGQSADIALLRERAGS is encoded by the coding sequence ATGCGCATCGGAGCCCATGTCGACCCCACCGACCCCCTCGCCGCAGCCGCCGCCCGCGGCGCCGAGGCCGTCCAGTTCTTCCTGGCCGACCCGCAGGGTTGGAAGGCCCCGGCAGCCCGCGCCGACACCGAGGCGCTCAAGGCGTCCGACGTGGACATCTACGTCCACGCGCCCTACGTGATCAACGTGGCGACGCTGAACAACCGCATCCGCATCCCGAGCCGGAAGCTGCTGCTCACGCACGCCCGCGCGGCCGCCGAGATCGGTGCCCGCGCGCTGATCGTCCATGGTGGTCACGTCAACGCCGGCGACGACCTGGCCGTCGGTTTCGACAATTGGCGCAAAACCTTTGCGTACGCGGAGAAGGAAGGCGGCCTACCCCTCCCGGTCCTGATCGAGAACACCGCCGGTGGGGACAACGCGATGGCCCGCCGCTTCGACAACCTCGCCCGCCTCTGGGACGCGGTCGGCGAGTTCGGCGCGGGATTCTGCCTGGACACCTGCCACGCCCACGCCGGCGGCGAGGAGCTGCTGGACATCGTGGACAGGGTCAAGTCCATCACCGGCCGCATCGACCTGATCCACGCCAACGATTCCAAGGACGCTTTCGACTCGGGACGGGACCGCCACGACAACCTCGGAAATGGCAAGATCGACCCAGAGCTGGTCGTAGCGGCGATCCGGGCGGCGGGCGCCCCGGCAATCGTCGAGACCCCCGGAGGGGTCGAGGGCCAGTCCGCGGACATCGCTCTGTTGCGGGAACGGGCAGGCAGCTAA
- the rpsF gene encoding 30S ribosomal protein S6, which yields MRHYELMVILDPSLEERTVAPSLETFLNVIRNAGGSVEKLDVWGRRRLAFEINKKSEGIYAVADLQATPEAVAELDRQLKLNESVLRTKVIRPETR from the coding sequence TTGCGTCATTACGAACTCATGGTGATCCTCGACCCCTCGCTCGAGGAGCGCACCGTCGCCCCGTCGCTCGAGACGTTCCTGAACGTGATCCGCAACGCGGGTGGCTCGGTGGAGAAGCTCGACGTGTGGGGCCGGCGCCGGCTCGCGTTCGAGATCAACAAGAAGTCCGAGGGCATCTACGCCGTCGCGGACCTGCAGGCCACGCCCGAGGCGGTGGCGGAGCTGGACCGTCAGCTCAAGCTGAACGAGTCCGTCCTGCGTACCAAGGTCATCCGGCCGGAGACCCGCTGA
- a CDS encoding single-stranded DNA-binding protein gives MAGETTITVVGNLTDDPELRFTPSGAAVAKFRIASTPRTLDRQSGEWKDGEPLFLACNIWRDAAEHVAESLQRGARVIVQGRLRQRSYETREGEKRTVYELEVDEIGPSLRYATAKVQKMSRSGGGGGGFGGGGGNRQPSGGGGGGNNNSSFDDPWATAAPASGGNRSGGGGGSSSFDDEPPF, from the coding sequence ATGGCAGGAGAAACCACCATCACGGTCGTCGGCAACCTGACCGACGACCCTGAGCTGCGCTTCACCCCTTCGGGTGCGGCGGTCGCCAAGTTCCGCATCGCGTCGACGCCGCGGACCTTGGACCGGCAGTCGGGCGAGTGGAAAGACGGCGAGCCACTCTTCCTCGCGTGCAACATCTGGCGTGACGCCGCCGAGCACGTCGCCGAGTCGCTGCAGCGTGGCGCTCGGGTGATCGTGCAGGGCCGGCTGCGCCAGCGGTCTTACGAGACCCGCGAGGGCGAGAAGCGCACCGTCTACGAGCTCGAGGTCGACGAGATCGGCCCGTCCCTGCGCTACGCCACGGCGAAGGTGCAGAAGATGAGCCGGTCCGGTGGCGGCGGAGGCGGCTTCGGCGGCGGTGGTGGCAACCGGCAGCCCAGCGGTGGCGGCGGAGGCGGCAACAACAACTCCTCCTTCGACGACCCGTGGGCGACGGCGGCCCCGGCCTCCGGCGGCAACCGCTCCGGCGGTGGCGGCGGCAGCTCCTCTTTCGACGACGAGCCACCTTTCTGA
- the rpsR gene encoding 30S ribosomal protein S18, which translates to MAKAAALRKPKKKVNPLDKDGITYIDYKDTALLRKFISDRGKIRARRVTGVTSQQQRQIARAVKNAREMALLPYTATAR; encoded by the coding sequence ATGGCGAAGGCTGCGGCACTGCGCAAGCCGAAGAAGAAGGTGAACCCGCTCGACAAGGACGGGATCACCTACATCGATTACAAGGACACCGCTCTGCTGCGGAAGTTCATCTCCGACCGCGGCAAGATCCGTGCCCGCCGCGTCACCGGTGTGACGTCCCAGCAGCAGCGGCAGATCGCCCGCGCGGTCAAGAACGCCCGCGAGATGGCGCTCCTGCCGTACACGGCCACGGCGCGCTGA
- the rplI gene encoding 50S ribosomal protein L9, whose protein sequence is MKIILTHEVSGLGTPGDIVEVKNGYGRNYLLPQGFAIQWSKGAEKQVTVIKRAREAREIRDLGQATEVKGQLEGLKVTLTARSGNGGRLFGSITPTEIADAVKAAGGPSLDRRRLELPGHIKTTGSYTVQVKLHPEVTAKFPVNVVAAK, encoded by the coding sequence ATGAAGATCATCCTCACCCACGAGGTGTCGGGCCTCGGCACCCCCGGCGACATCGTCGAGGTCAAGAACGGCTACGGCCGCAACTACCTGCTGCCGCAGGGCTTCGCGATCCAGTGGAGCAAGGGCGCCGAGAAGCAGGTCACGGTCATCAAGCGGGCCCGCGAGGCCCGCGAGATCCGCGACCTGGGCCAGGCCACCGAGGTCAAGGGCCAGCTCGAGGGCCTCAAGGTGACGCTGACCGCGCGCTCCGGCAACGGCGGCCGCCTGTTCGGCTCGATCACCCCGACCGAGATCGCCGACGCGGTCAAGGCCGCCGGCGGTCCGTCCCTCGACCGGCGCCGCCTCGAGCTGCCCGGCCACATCAAGACCACGGGCTCGTACACGGTCCAGGTCAAGCTCCACCCCGAGGTGACCGCGAAGTTCCCCGTGAACGTCGTGGCCGCCAAGTAA
- the dnaB gene encoding replicative DNA helicase: MSITDDARPESRPQAAGGRPSTGGRPPGGGAPPPAEGGFDKTPPQDIAAEQSVLGGMLLSKDAIADVVEILKTPDFYRPVHATIFDIILDLYGRGEPADGVTVAAALADSGDLQRVGGVPYLHTLIESVPTAANASYYARIVSERAVLRRLVEAGTKIVQLGYGTGGNGGRDVDDIVDLAQQAIYDVTEKRVSEDFAALGDMLQPTLDEIEAVGAQGGVMTGVPTGFSDLDRLLNGLHPGQLIIVAGRPGLGKSTVSMDFARNAAIRSNCASAIFSLEMSKIEMVMRLLSAEARVPLHTLRSGQLSDDDWTKLARRMGEISEAPIFVDDTPSMNLMEIRAKARRLKQRHDLKLLVIDYLQLMTSPKRTESRQQEVADLSRGLKLLAKEIECPVIAVSQLNRGPEQRTDKRPQLSDLRESGSIEQDADVVLLLHRDDYYDKESPRAGEADFIVAKHRNGPTDTVTVAAQLHLSRFVDMAIV; the protein is encoded by the coding sequence GTGTCGATCACCGATGACGCACGGCCCGAGTCCCGCCCGCAGGCTGCCGGCGGGCGACCGTCCACCGGCGGCAGGCCTCCCGGCGGCGGCGCCCCACCACCGGCCGAGGGCGGGTTCGACAAGACGCCGCCCCAGGACATCGCCGCCGAGCAGAGCGTGCTCGGCGGCATGTTGCTGTCGAAGGACGCCATCGCCGACGTCGTGGAGATCCTCAAAACCCCGGACTTCTACCGCCCGGTGCACGCCACGATCTTCGACATCATTCTCGACCTGTACGGCAGGGGCGAACCCGCTGACGGCGTCACGGTCGCGGCGGCGCTCGCCGACTCCGGTGACCTGCAGCGCGTCGGCGGAGTGCCGTACCTGCACACCCTGATCGAGAGTGTGCCCACCGCGGCCAACGCGTCGTATTACGCCCGCATCGTCTCGGAGCGCGCCGTGCTGCGCCGGCTCGTCGAGGCGGGCACCAAGATCGTGCAACTGGGGTACGGCACCGGCGGCAACGGTGGCAGGGACGTCGACGACATCGTCGACCTCGCCCAGCAGGCCATCTACGACGTCACGGAGAAGCGGGTCAGCGAGGACTTCGCGGCGCTCGGCGACATGCTCCAGCCCACCCTCGACGAGATCGAGGCCGTGGGCGCCCAGGGCGGCGTGATGACCGGCGTACCCACCGGCTTCTCCGATCTCGATCGGCTCCTCAACGGTCTCCACCCCGGCCAGCTGATCATCGTCGCGGGCCGTCCCGGTCTGGGTAAGTCGACGGTCAGCATGGACTTCGCCCGCAACGCGGCCATCCGCAGCAACTGCGCCAGCGCCATCTTCTCCCTCGAAATGAGCAAGATCGAGATGGTGATGCGCCTGCTGTCCGCGGAGGCCCGGGTGCCCCTGCACACCCTGCGCTCCGGCCAACTCTCCGACGACGACTGGACCAAACTCGCCCGCCGCATGGGCGAGATCAGCGAGGCACCCATCTTCGTCGACGACACCCCGAGCATGAACCTGATGGAGATCCGAGCCAAGGCCCGCCGCCTCAAGCAGCGCCATGACCTGAAGCTCCTGGTGATCGACTATCTCCAGCTCATGACCTCCCCCAAGCGCACGGAAAGCCGCCAGCAGGAGGTCGCCGACCTGTCCCGGGGTCTGAAGCTCCTCGCCAAGGAGATCGAATGCCCGGTGATCGCGGTGAGCCAGCTGAACCGAGGCCCCGAACAACGTACGGACAAGCGCCCCCAGTTGTCCGACCTGCGAGAATCTGGCTCCATCGAGCAGGACGCGGACGTGGTCCTGCTCCTGCACCGCGACGACTACTACGACAAGGAATCACCGCGAGCCGGCGAAGCGGACTTCATCGTGGCAAAGCACCGTAACGGACCGACAGACACGGTGACGGTGGCAGCACAACTCCACCTGTCCCGCTTCGTCGACATGGCCATCGTCTAA